The proteins below come from a single Vicugna pacos chromosome 13, VicPac4, whole genome shotgun sequence genomic window:
- the LOC116277441 gene encoding guanylate-binding protein 7-like isoform X1 codes for MASGPSMMNPVCLVKRQNSQMTVNPNALKILDQISQPVVVVAIAGPYRTGKSYLMNRLAGQNHGFSLGSTVRSETKGIWMWCVPHPSKESHTLVLLDTEGLGDVEKGDSKSDSWTFALAVLLSSCLIYNSMSTINHQALEQLHYVTELTNLIRTKSSCSSDDGEDSADFVRFFPDFVWTVRDFTLELELDGCPITEDEYLENALRLIPGKDPQIQNSNMPREMIRKFFPKRKCFVFDRPVSDRKLLVHIEDVPDDQLDGNFQMQCKAFCSYVFTHAKPKTLGEGITVTGGGLGTLAVAYVDTINSGAVPCLENAVMTLAERENSAAVEKAAAHYSEQMAQRLTLPTDTLQGLLEVHTACEREAIAVFMEHSFKDDKREFQMKLLVTIQKKKEDFLVQNEEASVKYCQAELQKLSEPLTEHCLKGTFFAPGGHKLYLEIRNKFEQEYMLLPRKGVKAKEVLQSFLQSQEGVEEAILQADKALTDGEKAVAVERAKKQAAERKLELLKEKQNEEEQELEMQEQSLKENLAQLEEKMNREREDLLRQQEKVLEHKLKMQEELLRDGFKENSEALTSEISKLKEDIETTKNNYPFKMSEALDAVCMALVALLPGPYKVAGMGLKMVSEALKRSENSS; via the exons ATGGCATCTGGACCCAGCATGATGAACCCTGTCTGTCTGGTGAAAAGACAGAACAGCCAGATGACAGTAAATCCAAATGCACTGAAGATTCTCGACCAGATATCTCAGCCTGTGGTGGTGGTGGCCATAGCAGGGCCGTATCGGACGGGAAAGTCCTACTTGATGAACCGCCTGGCGGGACAGAACCATG GTTTCTCTCTGGGCTCCACGGTGAGGTCTGAAACAAAGGGCATCTGGATGTGGTGTGTGCCCCACCCCTCCAAGGAGAGCCACACCTTGGTCCTTCTGGACACCGAGGGCCTGGGTGATGTGGAAAAG GGTGACTCAAAGAGCGACTCGTGGACCTTCGCCCTGGCTGTGCTTCTGAGCAGCTGCCTTATCTACAACAGCATGAGCACCATCAACCACCAGGCCCTGGAGCAGCTGCA CTACGTGACCGAACTCACAAATCTGATCAGGACAAAATCCTCGTGCAGCTCTGACGATGGAGAGGACTCAGCCGATTTTGTGAGATTCTTTCCAGACTTCGTGTGGACTGTGCGGGACTTCACGCTGGAGCTGGAGTTAGATGGATGCCCCATCACTGAAGATGAGTACCTGGAGAATGCCTTGAGGTTGATTCCAG GCAAGGATCCCCAAATCCAAAATTCCAACATGCCCAGAGAGATGATCAGGAAGTTCTTTCCAAAACGGAAGTGCTTTGTCTTTGACCGGCCTGTCAGTGACAGAAAACTACTAGTCCATATTGAGGACGTGCCAGATGACCAACTGGATGGGAATTTTCAGATGCAGTGCAAAGCATTCTGTTCTTATGTCTTCACTCATGCAAAACCCAAGACCCTAGGAGAGGGGATCACAGTCACTGGGGGAG GGCTGGGGACACTGGCGGTGGCCTACGTGGACACCATCAACAGTGGGGCAGTTCCTTGTTTGGAGAACGCAGTGATGACTCTGGCAGAGCGTGAGAACTCAGCGGCCGTGGAGAAGGCAGCCGCCCACTACAGCGAGCAGATGGCCCAGCGCCTGACCCTCCCCACGGACACGCTGCAGGGGCTGCTGGAGGTGCACACGGCCTGCGAGAGGGAAGCCATCGCAGTCTTCATGGAGCACTCCTTCAAGGATGACAAGCGGGAGTTCCAGATGAAGCTTTTG GTCACCatccagaaaaagaaggaagacttCTTGGTGCAGAATGAAGAGGCCTCTGTCAAATACTGTCAGGCTGAGCTTCAGAAGCTTTCAGAGCCCTTGACTGAACATTGTTTGAAAGGAACTTTCTTTGCTCCTGGAGGACACAAGCTCTACTTAGAAATAAGGAACAAGTTTGAACAGGAGTATATGCTGCTGCCCAGGAAAGGAGTCAAG GCAAAGGAGGTCCTGCAGAGCTTCCTGCAGTCCCAAGAAGGAGTGGAGGAAGCCATCCTGCAGGCAGACAAAGCCCTCACGGATGGCGAGAAGGCTGTGGCAG TTGAACGTGCCAAGAAGCAGGCAGCTGAGAGGAAGCTAGAATTACTAAAGGAGAAACAGAATGAGGAAGAGCAAGAACTGGAGATGCAGGAGCAAAGCCTTAAGGAGAATCTAGCACAGCTGGAAGAGAAGATGAATAGGGAGAGAGAAGACCTTCTGAGACAGCAGGAGAAGGTGCTGGAGCACAAGCTGAAG ATGCAAGAAGAACTACTTAGAGATGGATTTAAAGAGAATTCTGAAGCGTTAACTAGTGAAATAAGTAAACTAAAagaagacattgaaacaaccaaaaacaatTACCCCTTCAAGATGTCAGAGGCCCTTGATGCGGTGTGCATGGCCTTAGTTGCACTGCTACCCGGGCCTTATAAAGTTGCTGGTATGGGGCTGAAAATGGTCAGTGAGGCTCTTAAAAGGTCTGAGAACTCCTCTTAA
- the LOC116277441 gene encoding guanylate-binding protein 7-like isoform X2 → MGDSKSDSWTFALAVLLSSCLIYNSMSTINHQALEQLHYVTELTNLIRTKSSCSSDDGEDSADFVRFFPDFVWTVRDFTLELELDGCPITEDEYLENALRLIPGKDPQIQNSNMPREMIRKFFPKRKCFVFDRPVSDRKLLVHIEDVPDDQLDGNFQMQCKAFCSYVFTHAKPKTLGEGITVTGGGLGTLAVAYVDTINSGAVPCLENAVMTLAERENSAAVEKAAAHYSEQMAQRLTLPTDTLQGLLEVHTACEREAIAVFMEHSFKDDKREFQMKLLVTIQKKKEDFLVQNEEASVKYCQAELQKLSEPLTEHCLKGTFFAPGGHKLYLEIRNKFEQEYMLLPRKGVKAKEVLQSFLQSQEGVEEAILQADKALTDGEKAVAVERAKKQAAERKLELLKEKQNEEEQELEMQEQSLKENLAQLEEKMNREREDLLRQQEKVLEHKLKMQEELLRDGFKENSEALTSEISKLKEDIETTKNNYPFKMSEALDAVCMALVALLPGPYKVAGMGLKMVSEALKRSENSS, encoded by the exons ATG GGTGACTCAAAGAGCGACTCGTGGACCTTCGCCCTGGCTGTGCTTCTGAGCAGCTGCCTTATCTACAACAGCATGAGCACCATCAACCACCAGGCCCTGGAGCAGCTGCA CTACGTGACCGAACTCACAAATCTGATCAGGACAAAATCCTCGTGCAGCTCTGACGATGGAGAGGACTCAGCCGATTTTGTGAGATTCTTTCCAGACTTCGTGTGGACTGTGCGGGACTTCACGCTGGAGCTGGAGTTAGATGGATGCCCCATCACTGAAGATGAGTACCTGGAGAATGCCTTGAGGTTGATTCCAG GCAAGGATCCCCAAATCCAAAATTCCAACATGCCCAGAGAGATGATCAGGAAGTTCTTTCCAAAACGGAAGTGCTTTGTCTTTGACCGGCCTGTCAGTGACAGAAAACTACTAGTCCATATTGAGGACGTGCCAGATGACCAACTGGATGGGAATTTTCAGATGCAGTGCAAAGCATTCTGTTCTTATGTCTTCACTCATGCAAAACCCAAGACCCTAGGAGAGGGGATCACAGTCACTGGGGGAG GGCTGGGGACACTGGCGGTGGCCTACGTGGACACCATCAACAGTGGGGCAGTTCCTTGTTTGGAGAACGCAGTGATGACTCTGGCAGAGCGTGAGAACTCAGCGGCCGTGGAGAAGGCAGCCGCCCACTACAGCGAGCAGATGGCCCAGCGCCTGACCCTCCCCACGGACACGCTGCAGGGGCTGCTGGAGGTGCACACGGCCTGCGAGAGGGAAGCCATCGCAGTCTTCATGGAGCACTCCTTCAAGGATGACAAGCGGGAGTTCCAGATGAAGCTTTTG GTCACCatccagaaaaagaaggaagacttCTTGGTGCAGAATGAAGAGGCCTCTGTCAAATACTGTCAGGCTGAGCTTCAGAAGCTTTCAGAGCCCTTGACTGAACATTGTTTGAAAGGAACTTTCTTTGCTCCTGGAGGACACAAGCTCTACTTAGAAATAAGGAACAAGTTTGAACAGGAGTATATGCTGCTGCCCAGGAAAGGAGTCAAG GCAAAGGAGGTCCTGCAGAGCTTCCTGCAGTCCCAAGAAGGAGTGGAGGAAGCCATCCTGCAGGCAGACAAAGCCCTCACGGATGGCGAGAAGGCTGTGGCAG TTGAACGTGCCAAGAAGCAGGCAGCTGAGAGGAAGCTAGAATTACTAAAGGAGAAACAGAATGAGGAAGAGCAAGAACTGGAGATGCAGGAGCAAAGCCTTAAGGAGAATCTAGCACAGCTGGAAGAGAAGATGAATAGGGAGAGAGAAGACCTTCTGAGACAGCAGGAGAAGGTGCTGGAGCACAAGCTGAAG ATGCAAGAAGAACTACTTAGAGATGGATTTAAAGAGAATTCTGAAGCGTTAACTAGTGAAATAAGTAAACTAAAagaagacattgaaacaaccaaaaacaatTACCCCTTCAAGATGTCAGAGGCCCTTGATGCGGTGTGCATGGCCTTAGTTGCACTGCTACCCGGGCCTTATAAAGTTGCTGGTATGGGGCTGAAAATGGTCAGTGAGGCTCTTAAAAGGTCTGAGAACTCCTCTTAA